A single genomic interval of Porphyromonas sp. oral taxon 275 harbors:
- a CDS encoding OmpA family protein, with translation MSAASRRSLLLLALLVGLCLTSCRALRLREAERAEQRGDYAAALEHYKQLYQRLSPRERALRARYARAQGRLALALGQYERAYSLLSTALRLERDSLSLAAELGQAALSTARYEEATRWGQLLLAVDKSDAKAQRLLASSQLATRTAPDSSYQIKPLAQLSSAHSELTPSFSRDGRSLLFASSRRQSAAGAKGAPRLDPRTGDFPSRIYQLQYSPQLGWGQRPELLCGLVEQPEEQLLSPQLLASGQLLLSSEQRSKAGRITARLELAERLRDGSWARRGLLLSSADSLPSIQQPSLSPSGQTLLFASPRAGRGLDLYRAELEGTRVVALSHLGEEINTLGKECFPRALSDSLFTFASDGHPGYGGLDLYRAHLQSDGSYRVEHLPRPLNSEADDYDLLPAPQPELWREDQSLEEVGLLVSSRGDSRGYPHIYRYSRPRVELILEGHVYDLEEEAIPGAEIRLVARSPQQQEQCCTSDSLGYYRLSAHPDLDYVMHVSHPGYLSQHLRLHTDPSRVSERYSIRYWLSQLGQPARLEALHYALDSVTILPESYPVLDGLVRQLEEQPRLRLLVEAHTDRQGTAAHNEALARKRAAAVRSYLVSRGIAPERLQVAGYGSRRPCRVSPRQQRRYPFLPLGQELSPSFVATLPAEQQAVCDALNRRTECTLSLETPTN, from the coding sequence ATGTCCGCAGCGTCTCGACGCTCCCTCCTGCTGCTTGCGCTACTCGTGGGGCTCTGCCTCACCAGCTGCCGAGCGCTGCGCCTACGGGAGGCTGAGCGCGCCGAGCAGCGGGGGGACTACGCCGCAGCCCTCGAGCACTACAAGCAGCTCTACCAGAGGCTATCCCCTCGGGAGCGAGCCCTCAGAGCGCGCTACGCTAGGGCGCAGGGTCGCCTCGCACTCGCGCTGGGGCAGTACGAGCGGGCCTATAGCCTCTTGTCCACAGCGCTGCGCCTCGAGCGCGACAGCCTCAGCCTCGCCGCCGAGCTTGGTCAGGCCGCCTTATCCACAGCCCGCTACGAGGAGGCCACCCGCTGGGGACAGCTGCTTCTAGCGGTGGATAAGTCGGATGCTAAGGCGCAGCGCCTCCTTGCCTCCAGCCAGCTAGCCACGCGCACCGCCCCCGACAGCAGCTATCAGATCAAGCCCCTAGCGCAGCTCAGCAGTGCGCACAGCGAACTCACCCCGAGCTTCTCGCGCGACGGCCGCAGCCTGCTCTTCGCCAGCAGCAGGCGTCAGAGCGCAGCGGGAGCCAAGGGAGCGCCAAGGCTCGACCCACGCACGGGGGACTTCCCCTCCCGCATCTACCAGCTCCAGTACAGCCCGCAGCTCGGGTGGGGACAGCGTCCCGAGCTCCTGTGCGGCCTCGTGGAGCAGCCTGAGGAGCAGCTCCTAAGTCCCCAGCTCCTCGCCTCGGGACAGCTGCTACTGAGCAGTGAGCAGCGCTCCAAGGCGGGGCGTATCACCGCCCGCCTCGAGCTCGCCGAGCGCCTCAGGGACGGTAGCTGGGCACGCCGCGGCCTACTGCTGAGCTCGGCCGACAGCCTACCGAGCATACAGCAGCCCTCGCTGAGCCCCTCGGGACAAACTCTGCTTTTCGCCTCGCCCCGCGCGGGACGGGGCCTCGACCTCTACCGTGCAGAGCTCGAGGGGACGCGCGTCGTCGCGCTCAGCCACCTCGGGGAGGAGATCAACACCCTAGGCAAGGAATGCTTCCCCCGAGCCCTCAGCGATAGCCTCTTTACCTTCGCCTCCGACGGACACCCAGGCTACGGAGGCCTCGACCTCTACCGCGCGCACCTCCAGAGCGACGGCAGCTACCGCGTCGAGCACCTTCCTCGACCCCTCAACAGCGAGGCCGACGACTACGACCTCCTCCCTGCCCCACAGCCCGAGCTCTGGCGTGAAGACCAGTCCCTCGAGGAGGTGGGGCTCCTCGTATCCAGCCGTGGAGACAGCCGCGGCTATCCCCACATCTACCGCTACAGCCGCCCTCGGGTGGAGCTCATCCTCGAGGGGCATGTCTACGACCTCGAGGAGGAAGCGATCCCAGGGGCCGAGATCCGCCTCGTGGCACGCAGCCCCCAGCAGCAGGAGCAGTGCTGCACCAGCGACAGCCTCGGCTACTACCGCCTCAGCGCGCACCCCGACCTCGACTACGTCATGCACGTCAGCCACCCCGGCTACCTCAGCCAGCACCTCCGCCTCCATACCGATCCCAGTCGAGTGAGCGAGCGCTACAGCATCCGCTACTGGCTGAGCCAGCTGGGCCAGCCCGCACGTCTCGAGGCGCTGCACTACGCGCTGGACAGCGTGACGATCCTCCCCGAGAGCTATCCCGTGCTGGACGGCCTCGTGCGCCAGCTGGAGGAGCAGCCCCGCCTCAGGCTCCTCGTGGAGGCGCATACCGATAGGCAGGGCACGGCAGCGCATAATGAAGCGCTTGCCCGAAAGCGCGCAGCAGCTGTGCGCAGCTACCTTGTCTCGCGCGGCATCGCCCCCGAGCGGCTCCAGGTCGCAGGCTATGGGAGCCGCCGCCCCTGCCGTGTGAGCCCTCGCCAGCAGCGCCGCTACCCCTTCCTCCCCCTAGGGCAGGAGCTCAGCCCGAGCTTCGTCGCCACGCTCCCTGCCGAGCAGCAGGCCGTCTGTGATGCCCTGAATAGGCGCACCGAGTGCACGCTGAGCCTCGAGACGCCGACGAACTAA
- a CDS encoding ATP-dependent DNA helicase RecQ: MAEDPTLLDELLDTEGLAESLEPAERLLWPAELFDQLVELPPTPILRHDPRPGVPDSELTSVEVLQRYWGYEHFRPLQQEIVEAVLAGRDTLGLMPTGGGKSITFQVPGLMLPGLTLVVTPLISLMKDQVDRLRAQGIRAAAIHSGMGPEQMQHTLDNCLWGGYKFLYISPERLASASFLSWLQEARISLLAVDECHCISQWGYDFRPSYLNILELRRLYPELPILALTATATEETIGEILGVLDFRPGYALLRKSFLRPQLSYSIRRCEDKSAMMLHILRRVPGPAILYCRNRELTRQLAEELDAAGISATYYHAGLSYKDRELRQARWMRGEVRVMVATNAFGMGIDKPDVRLVLHLTMPSSLEEYFQEAGRAGRDGERAYAVAIVSRRDSQLLQRRLEDSFPPKDYIRHCYDQLCNYLEIGEGEGLGRSYSVDVEHFIRLFHMRPVQTYHALEIMQLARWLRYEEDGGRSRLMFLIPSSQLYQPHIGPDKLIRAILRSYTGLFSSYVSIYEPDLAEATGYTVEEIYEHLARLGRIGVLHYIPQRQVPRVTFLVRREESRLLQIAPEAYEERRRRMADRIACVRSYIEAEETCRSRMLLAYFGEEEAVPCGCCDVCLTRHSSGLHQYVIDACREALERLFLATERPSLPVAELVASLPYPELEVYEALRYWAAELDGLVLDGAHLRREV, from the coding sequence ATGGCCGAGGATCCTACGCTGCTGGACGAGCTGCTCGATACCGAGGGCCTAGCCGAGAGCTTGGAGCCAGCCGAGCGGCTGCTTTGGCCCGCCGAGCTCTTCGATCAGCTCGTAGAGCTTCCGCCCACTCCTATCCTACGACATGACCCCCGCCCAGGAGTACCCGACAGCGAGCTCACGAGCGTCGAGGTACTGCAGCGCTATTGGGGCTACGAGCACTTCCGCCCGCTGCAGCAGGAGATCGTGGAGGCGGTGCTGGCAGGGCGTGATACCCTTGGGCTGATGCCTACAGGCGGCGGCAAGAGCATTACCTTCCAGGTGCCGGGGCTGATGCTGCCGGGTCTGACGCTCGTCGTCACGCCGCTCATCTCCCTCATGAAGGACCAGGTAGACCGCCTGCGCGCGCAGGGCATACGTGCCGCCGCCATCCACTCGGGCATGGGCCCCGAGCAGATGCAGCACACGCTGGACAACTGTCTGTGGGGAGGGTACAAGTTCCTCTACATCTCCCCTGAGCGTCTGGCGTCGGCCAGCTTCCTCTCGTGGCTGCAGGAGGCGCGCATCTCGCTGCTGGCCGTCGACGAGTGTCACTGCATCAGCCAGTGGGGCTATGACTTCCGTCCCTCCTATCTCAATATCCTCGAGCTCAGGCGCCTCTATCCCGAGCTGCCCATCCTAGCCCTCACCGCTACCGCTACCGAGGAGACGATAGGGGAGATCCTCGGCGTGCTGGACTTCCGCCCTGGCTATGCGCTCCTCCGCAAGAGCTTCCTCCGCCCCCAGCTCTCCTACTCCATACGCCGCTGCGAGGATAAGTCCGCCATGATGCTGCATATCCTCAGACGTGTCCCCGGTCCCGCCATCCTCTACTGCCGCAATAGGGAGCTGACGCGCCAGCTGGCCGAGGAGCTCGATGCTGCGGGTATCAGCGCCACCTACTACCATGCGGGGCTCAGCTATAAGGATAGGGAGCTACGCCAAGCGCGCTGGATGCGGGGCGAGGTGCGCGTCATGGTCGCGACCAATGCCTTCGGTATGGGCATTGATAAGCCCGACGTGCGTCTGGTGCTGCATCTCACCATGCCCTCCTCGCTGGAGGAATACTTCCAGGAGGCAGGCCGTGCGGGGCGTGATGGCGAGCGCGCCTATGCCGTGGCGATCGTCTCCAGGCGCGACAGCCAGCTGCTGCAGCGCCGTCTCGAGGACAGCTTCCCCCCCAAGGACTACATCCGCCACTGCTATGACCAGCTGTGCAACTATCTCGAGATCGGCGAGGGCGAAGGGCTGGGACGCAGCTATAGCGTGGATGTGGAGCACTTCATCCGCCTCTTCCACATGCGCCCCGTGCAGACCTACCACGCACTGGAGATCATGCAGCTGGCACGCTGGCTACGCTACGAGGAGGATGGGGGACGCTCGCGCCTGATGTTCCTCATCCCCAGCAGCCAGCTCTACCAGCCGCATATCGGCCCCGACAAGCTCATCCGTGCCATCCTGCGCAGCTATACGGGGCTCTTCTCCAGCTACGTCAGTATCTACGAGCCTGACCTGGCGGAGGCTACGGGCTATACGGTGGAGGAGATCTACGAGCATCTAGCGCGCCTGGGGCGCATCGGGGTGCTGCACTATATCCCCCAGCGGCAGGTGCCACGTGTCACCTTCCTCGTGCGGCGTGAGGAGTCGCGCCTCTTGCAGATCGCCCCCGAGGCCTATGAGGAGCGCCGCCGCCGTATGGCCGACCGTATCGCCTGCGTGCGCAGCTATATCGAGGCGGAGGAAACCTGCCGCTCGCGTATGCTGCTGGCTTACTTCGGTGAGGAGGAGGCTGTGCCCTGCGGCTGCTGCGACGTCTGCCTCACCCGCCATTCCTCGGGGCTGCATCAGTATGTCATCGACGCCTGCCGTGAGGCGCTGGAGCGGCTCTTCCTCGCCACGGAGCGCCCCAGCCTCCCCGTCGCGGAGCTCGTGGCGAGCCTGCCTTACCCCGAGCTGGAGGTCTACGAGGCCCTACGCTACTGGGCGGCTGAGCTGGACGGCCTTGTCCTCGATGGCGCGCACCTGAGACGTGAGGTCTAG
- a CDS encoding M64 family metallopeptidase → MHYYTRLLVLIAALLTAGSASAQDFKQYFADSTLRLDYILAGTQTETKVTPEEAHLMPVWAGRRHHLDSLALQGNARLWVRDEATGRLIYCTSFNTLYQEWRLTDEAKGKHSSYQEVVLVPWPQRPVLVTLELSGAHNELIAQQTQRIDPKDILIHKHSAQSKYPQQYLIHSGSAADCIDLAILAEGYTEAELPTFLEDAKAATEAIFSYEPFKSHRQRFNVVAVLTPSEQTGVAVPRLGQWPRTAFGSHFDTFYSERYLTTRRLKTVHDALAGIPYEHIIILANTDVYGGGGFYNSYLLSSTHHKEYLPVIVHEFGHSFGGLADEYFYEQDTMSDTYSSAIEPWEQNVTNLKAFEGTKWSALIPKKTPRPTPAAQAKKYPVGLYEGAAYSSKGMYRASYDCRMRTNRTKDFCPACHLALDKLLRYYLDK, encoded by the coding sequence ATGCACTACTACACTAGACTCCTGGTCCTCATCGCGGCGCTGCTCACGGCTGGCAGTGCCTCGGCACAGGACTTCAAGCAGTACTTTGCCGACAGCACGCTACGTCTGGACTACATCCTCGCAGGCACGCAGACCGAGACCAAGGTCACGCCCGAGGAGGCGCACCTCATGCCCGTATGGGCGGGACGCCGTCATCACCTCGACAGCCTCGCCCTACAGGGCAACGCCCGCCTCTGGGTGCGCGATGAGGCCACAGGGCGCCTGATCTACTGCACCTCCTTCAACACGCTCTACCAGGAGTGGCGCCTGACGGATGAGGCCAAGGGCAAGCACAGCTCCTATCAGGAGGTCGTCCTCGTGCCCTGGCCCCAGCGCCCCGTCCTCGTGACCCTCGAGCTGAGCGGCGCGCACAATGAGCTGATCGCCCAGCAGACGCAGCGCATCGACCCCAAGGATATACTTATCCACAAGCACAGCGCCCAGTCCAAGTACCCCCAGCAGTACCTCATCCACTCGGGCTCGGCGGCGGACTGCATCGACCTGGCGATCCTCGCCGAGGGCTACACGGAGGCTGAGCTGCCTACCTTCCTCGAGGATGCCAAGGCAGCCACCGAGGCCATCTTCTCCTACGAGCCCTTTAAGAGCCACCGCCAGCGCTTCAACGTCGTGGCTGTCCTCACGCCCTCCGAGCAGACGGGCGTGGCTGTGCCCCGCCTCGGGCAGTGGCCGCGCACGGCCTTCGGCTCGCACTTCGACACCTTCTACAGCGAGCGCTACCTGACGACGCGCCGCCTCAAGACGGTGCACGATGCCCTAGCGGGTATCCCCTACGAGCATATCATCATCCTGGCCAATACGGACGTCTACGGCGGGGGCGGCTTCTACAACTCCTACCTGCTGAGCTCGACGCACCACAAGGAGTACCTGCCGGTGATCGTCCACGAGTTCGGTCACAGCTTCGGGGGGCTCGCGGATGAGTACTTCTACGAGCAGGACACGATGAGCGACACCTATTCCTCCGCCATCGAGCCCTGGGAGCAGAACGTGACGAACCTCAAGGCCTTCGAGGGCACGAAGTGGTCGGCGCTGATCCCCAAGAAGACGCCTCGCCCCACGCCCGCCGCTCAGGCGAAGAAGTACCCCGTCGGGCTCTATGAGGGCGCGGCCTACAGCAGCAAGGGCATGTACCGCGCTAGCTACGACTGCCGCATGCGTACCAACCGCACCAAGGACTTCTGCCCTGCCTGCCACCTAGCCCTAGACAAGCTGCTCCGCTACTACCTCGACAAGTAG
- a CDS encoding formate--tetrahydrofolate ligase translates to MKTDIEIARSIALQPIDSIAQQVGLPLEQLEHYGRYLAKVDLKALEEAKGEGKLILVTAITPTKAGIGKTTVSIGLSLGMNRLGRRAVVALREPSLGPCFGQKGGAAGGGYAQVLPMEKINLHFTGDFHAITSAHNMITALLDNYIYQHRNDPEGLSEVLWKRVLDVNDRALRQVVTGLGGSANGIPAESGFDITPASEIMAILCLSTSLEDLRRRIENILLGYTKSGEPFTVRDLGVAGAITVLLLDAIKPNLAQTTEHTPAFIHGGPFANIAHGCNSILATRLALAHSEYTITEAGFGADLGAEKFYNIKCRAAGLSPALTVLVATLGGLKMHGGVAEDVLKEPNIEGVRRGLANLDRHIENLRSFGQTVVVAFNRFATDTDEEIALVAEHCAEQGVGFAVNTAFGEGGKGAEELARLVIDTIERQPSEPLRFTYPLELSIQEKAERLSKQIYGARSINFSAKARRQLERISRHGWDRFPICVAKTQYSFSEDPKAYGSVRDFDLEVRDIVINTGAEMIVLVLGTLLRMPGLPKSPQALHIDLVDGHIEGLS, encoded by the coding sequence ATGAAGACGGATATCGAGATCGCTCGTAGCATCGCGCTACAGCCTATAGACAGCATCGCGCAGCAGGTCGGGCTGCCGCTAGAGCAGCTGGAGCACTACGGGCGCTACCTAGCTAAGGTAGACCTCAAGGCCCTAGAGGAGGCCAAGGGCGAAGGTAAGCTCATCCTCGTCACCGCCATCACCCCCACCAAGGCCGGCATCGGCAAGACTACCGTATCTATAGGGCTCTCCCTCGGGATGAACCGCCTCGGGCGCCGCGCCGTCGTCGCCCTGCGCGAGCCCTCGCTGGGCCCCTGCTTCGGCCAGAAGGGGGGCGCCGCGGGCGGAGGCTACGCCCAGGTGCTCCCCATGGAGAAGATCAACCTCCACTTCACGGGAGACTTCCACGCCATCACCTCAGCGCACAACATGATCACCGCCCTGCTGGACAACTATATCTACCAGCACCGCAACGATCCCGAGGGTCTCAGCGAAGTCCTATGGAAGCGCGTCCTCGACGTCAATGACCGTGCCCTGCGCCAGGTCGTCACCGGACTCGGGGGCTCGGCCAACGGCATCCCCGCAGAGTCGGGCTTTGACATCACCCCGGCCTCCGAGATCATGGCCATCCTCTGCCTCTCCACGAGCCTAGAGGATCTCAGGCGCCGCATCGAGAACATCCTTCTGGGCTACACCAAGAGCGGCGAGCCCTTCACCGTACGGGATCTGGGCGTCGCTGGCGCCATCACCGTGCTGCTGCTGGACGCCATCAAGCCCAACCTCGCACAGACCACCGAGCATACCCCAGCCTTCATCCACGGCGGCCCCTTCGCCAACATCGCCCACGGCTGCAACTCCATCCTGGCCACACGCCTAGCACTCGCACACTCCGAGTACACGATCACAGAGGCGGGCTTCGGCGCGGATCTCGGCGCGGAGAAGTTCTACAACATCAAGTGCCGTGCCGCGGGGCTAAGCCCTGCGCTGACGGTGCTGGTGGCGACCCTCGGCGGGCTGAAGATGCACGGTGGGGTTGCTGAGGACGTACTCAAGGAGCCCAACATCGAGGGTGTGCGTCGCGGGCTGGCGAACCTAGACCGCCACATCGAGAACCTCCGCAGCTTCGGCCAGACGGTCGTCGTCGCCTTCAACCGCTTTGCCACCGACACGGACGAGGAGATCGCGCTCGTAGCCGAGCACTGCGCAGAGCAGGGCGTAGGCTTCGCTGTCAACACGGCCTTCGGCGAGGGGGGCAAGGGCGCCGAGGAGCTCGCGCGCCTGGTCATCGACACCATCGAGCGCCAGCCCTCCGAGCCCCTGCGCTTCACCTACCCACTGGAGCTCAGCATCCAGGAGAAGGCCGAGCGCCTATCGAAGCAGATCTACGGCGCGCGTAGTATCAACTTCTCCGCCAAGGCACGTCGCCAGCTGGAGCGCATCAGCCGCCACGGCTGGGACCGCTTCCCCATCTGTGTGGCCAAGACGCAGTACTCCTTCAGCGAAGACCCCAAGGCCTACGGCAGCGTGCGCGACTTCGACCTCGAGGTACGCGACATCGTCATCAATACGGGCGCCGAGATGATCGTGCTCGTGCTGGGGACACTGCTGCGCATGCCTGGCCTCCCCAAGAGCCCGCAGGCCCTGCATATCGATCTAGTCGACGGCCATATCGAGGGACTGAGCTAG
- a CDS encoding 7-carboxy-7-deazaguanine synthase QueE has protein sequence MIINEIFYSLQGEGVHMGKPSIFIRLSKCNLRCSFCDTEFDSGHEMSLEAIHEAIKQWPCRRIIWTGGEPTLQLTDEVVAYFKALGYHQSIETNGTRRPPRGLDYITCSPKKEAMGLLLRNFPEGVGEFRFPVGTDLDLPPSVEDLPPAGAYLLSPIFVGETQQEVDKAAVELCVRYILAHPEWQLSLQMHKLIHIP, from the coding sequence ATGATCATCAACGAGATATTCTACAGTCTTCAGGGCGAGGGCGTGCACATGGGCAAGCCCTCGATCTTCATCCGCCTCAGTAAGTGCAACCTGCGGTGCAGCTTTTGCGACACGGAGTTCGACAGCGGGCATGAGATGAGCCTCGAGGCGATCCACGAGGCGATCAAGCAGTGGCCCTGCCGCCGCATCATCTGGACGGGGGGCGAGCCTACCCTCCAGCTCACGGACGAGGTCGTCGCCTACTTCAAGGCCCTCGGCTACCATCAGTCGATCGAGACCAACGGCACGCGCCGCCCGCCCCGCGGACTGGACTACATCACCTGCAGCCCCAAGAAGGAGGCGATGGGACTACTCCTGCGCAACTTCCCCGAGGGCGTGGGCGAATTCCGCTTCCCCGTCGGCACCGACCTCGACCTCCCGCCCTCAGTGGAGGACCTCCCGCCTGCAGGTGCCTATCTCCTTAGCCCCATCTTCGTCGGCGAGACGCAGCAGGAGGTGGATAAAGCGGCCGTCGAGCTCTGCGTGCGCTATATCCTAGCGCATCCCGAGTGGCAGCTGAGCCTGCAGATGCACAAGCTTATCCACATCCCCTAG
- a CDS encoding DUF2946 family protein — protein sequence MVTLHEVSHTSDRVQQTALSHVLHDDLPHVDQPECSLCQLIHTPFLSLTTLPTLVAVLLVVTLLLERELGHRLRFARLCQQLRAPPVY from the coding sequence ATGGTAACCCTGCATGAGGTCAGCCACACGAGTGACCGCGTGCAGCAGACTGCCTTGTCTCATGTCCTGCATGATGACCTCCCCCATGTGGATCAACCCGAGTGTAGCCTTTGCCAGCTCATTCACACCCCCTTCCTATCCCTTACGACGCTCCCCACACTGGTAGCCGTCCTCCTCGTGGTGACGCTGCTCCTGGAGCGTGAGCTAGGGCATAGGCTGCGCTTCGCGAGGCTGTGCCAGCAGCTGCGGGCGCCGCCTGTCTACTAG
- a CDS encoding TonB-dependent receptor, whose product MLAALVLLLAVHLPLSAQGRRLLIRVLDERNRQPVVAAVLQLGKQFAQTDAAGTASVPLPSDGKGALHIHAVGYHDEHLSMSRLQAAGDSCLVYLRREERLLSGVVVSGARRVVSNNSVSAKVSGEAIERNLGRNLAQLLTEVSGVSTLQTGTTTAKPIIHGMYGTRVLIVNNGVRQSGQQWGEDHAPEVSVDANDEVHVLKGAEAVSYGSEAIAGVVVLGQKPLPYGGGTLQGSLAGSFATNGRRYASLLKLQGALPSYPQLAWRAQVSYNQGGDRSTARYLLENTGTREFNYSLSLGWRREAWQLEGYFSQYQNKTGLLPSGHLKNSNDIQTLIDLGQPQTFRPFSYHIDYPHHDVVHRLYLVKGRYTDDQLGNFSLNASVQTDNREEYNIRRNDRSSFPSLALTLTSYQVDGLWRKHYSRWDTELGLHLRGTDNYNRPGTGIVPIIPNYTELNYAAHVIQKYQTDRWGAELGLRVDRLAMAVDGYNIFREHLSERRSFTNLTYSLGGHYHLGHGWQLTSQLGLAFRAPHVHELYSAGNQHGAAIFIKGDRTLRTEQGYKWVSSVAYKGERLRLTLDGYLQLIDGYIYEAPDHKYFQTISGSYPSFSWRQQDAFFRGLDLEASYGLPLGLRYDAKVSLVWANALKTGALFPYIPAPRVNQGLSWERKLSSSLDLSLGLHHLYVARQTRFDSEIDIADAPPAYDLWGLELSLTKQLASGSLRFLFSGDNILNRSYKEYTNRARYYSHDAGRDLRASLIWQF is encoded by the coding sequence ATGCTTGCGGCACTCGTGCTCCTGCTCGCCGTGCACCTCCCCCTATCAGCTCAGGGACGTAGACTGCTGATCCGTGTGCTGGATGAGCGTAACCGCCAGCCGGTGGTAGCGGCCGTCCTGCAGCTGGGCAAGCAGTTCGCCCAGACCGACGCCGCTGGTACGGCGTCCGTGCCCCTGCCCTCCGACGGCAAGGGCGCCCTCCACATCCATGCCGTAGGCTACCACGATGAGCATCTGTCGATGAGCCGCCTCCAGGCTGCGGGCGACAGCTGCCTCGTGTATCTGCGTCGCGAGGAGCGCCTCCTCTCGGGGGTCGTCGTCTCGGGAGCGCGCCGTGTCGTCTCTAATAACAGCGTCTCGGCTAAGGTCTCGGGCGAGGCCATCGAGCGCAACCTAGGGCGCAACCTCGCCCAGCTCCTCACCGAGGTTAGCGGGGTCTCCACCCTACAGACGGGTACGACGACGGCCAAGCCCATCATCCACGGGATGTACGGCACACGCGTGCTCATCGTCAACAACGGGGTACGTCAGTCGGGCCAACAGTGGGGGGAGGACCACGCCCCCGAGGTGAGCGTGGATGCCAACGATGAAGTGCACGTGCTCAAGGGCGCCGAAGCCGTATCCTACGGCTCCGAGGCCATCGCTGGGGTCGTCGTACTCGGGCAGAAGCCCTTGCCCTATGGTGGGGGGACGCTGCAGGGCTCGCTGGCGGGGAGCTTCGCCACTAATGGACGCCGCTACGCTAGCCTTCTGAAGCTGCAGGGCGCTCTCCCGAGCTACCCTCAGCTGGCCTGGCGTGCACAGGTCTCCTATAATCAAGGGGGGGACCGCAGCACGGCCCGCTACCTGCTGGAGAATACGGGTACCAGGGAGTTCAACTACTCCCTCTCCCTCGGCTGGCGCCGTGAGGCCTGGCAGCTGGAGGGCTACTTCAGCCAGTATCAGAACAAGACGGGCCTGCTGCCCTCGGGGCACCTCAAGAACAGCAATGACATCCAGACGCTCATTGACCTCGGGCAGCCGCAGACCTTCCGCCCCTTCTCCTACCACATCGACTACCCGCATCACGACGTCGTCCACCGCCTCTACCTGGTGAAGGGACGCTATACCGACGACCAGCTGGGGAACTTCTCCCTCAACGCCTCCGTGCAGACGGACAACAGAGAGGAGTACAACATCCGCCGCAACGACCGCTCCTCCTTCCCTTCGCTCGCCCTTACCCTCACCAGCTATCAGGTGGATGGGCTCTGGCGCAAGCACTATAGCCGCTGGGACACCGAGCTGGGCCTGCACCTCAGGGGCACGGATAACTACAACCGCCCCGGTACAGGCATCGTACCCATCATCCCCAACTACACGGAGCTCAACTACGCCGCCCACGTGATCCAGAAGTACCAGACCGATCGCTGGGGCGCGGAGCTAGGGCTGCGCGTCGACCGCCTAGCCATGGCCGTCGACGGCTACAATATCTTCCGGGAGCACCTCTCTGAGCGGCGCTCCTTCACTAACCTCACCTACAGCCTCGGCGGGCACTATCACCTCGGTCACGGCTGGCAGCTGACGAGCCAGCTGGGCCTTGCCTTCCGCGCGCCCCACGTCCACGAGCTCTACAGTGCGGGCAATCAGCACGGCGCCGCCATCTTCATCAAGGGCGACCGCACCCTGCGTACCGAGCAGGGCTACAAGTGGGTGAGCTCCGTGGCCTATAAGGGAGAGCGCCTGCGCCTCACGCTCGACGGCTACCTCCAGCTGATCGATGGCTACATCTACGAGGCGCCTGACCACAAGTACTTCCAGACGATCTCGGGGAGCTACCCCTCCTTCAGCTGGCGCCAGCAGGACGCCTTCTTCCGTGGCCTCGACCTAGAGGCCAGCTACGGCCTGCCCTTGGGGCTGCGCTACGATGCCAAGGTCTCGCTGGTCTGGGCCAATGCGCTGAAGACGGGCGCCCTCTTCCCCTACATCCCCGCTCCCCGCGTCAATCAGGGCCTCTCCTGGGAGCGCAAGCTCTCCTCCAGCCTTGACCTCTCGCTCGGCCTACACCACCTGTACGTGGCACGACAGACGCGCTTCGACAGCGAGATCGACATCGCCGACGCTCCGCCCGCCTACGATCTCTGGGGGCTGGAGCTTAGCCTGACGAAGCAGCTCGCCTCGGGGAGCCTGCGCTTCCTCTTCTCTGGGGACAACATCCTCAACCGATCCTACAAGGAGTACACCAACCGTGCGCGCTACTATTCGCACGACGCGGGGCGTGACCTCCGTGCCAGCTTGATCTGGCAGTTCTAG